The Paenibacillus sophorae genome has a segment encoding these proteins:
- a CDS encoding aminotransferase class I/II-fold pyridoxal phosphate-dependent enzyme, translated as MAVFSEDILQAAEAAEAEIQEAVRTLDRIVDLNQWKVIEAFQRHQVSDFHFAGSTGYAYNDRGREVLDLVYADVFGAEAALVRPHFASGTHTISTALFGVLRPRDELLYITGRPYDTLHKVIGKPGDGTGSLADFGITYRETALTEEGEVDWAEVARALTPATKVIGIQRSRGYDWRSSFTVKQIGEMTAKVKEIAPEAVVFVDNCYGEFTEEIEPTQVGVDLMAGSLIKNPGGGIAETGGYICGRKDLVELAAYRLTAPGIGGEVGAMLGTTRGLYQGLFMAPHTVGQALKGSIFAAAVFERCGFRTKPAWQEQRTDLIQAISFDGPEHLIAFVQGIQRAAAVDSHAVPEPWDMPGYEHPVIMAAGTFIQGGSLELSADAPIRAPYIGYMQGGLTYSHVKYGVLMALQSMRDRKLL; from the coding sequence ATGGCAGTGTTTTCAGAAGATATTTTACAAGCGGCGGAAGCGGCGGAGGCCGAGATTCAGGAGGCGGTCAGAACTCTTGACCGGATAGTGGATCTAAATCAGTGGAAAGTCATCGAAGCTTTTCAAAGGCACCAAGTCAGCGACTTCCACTTTGCCGGTTCAACGGGCTACGCCTATAATGACAGGGGACGGGAGGTGCTGGATCTAGTATATGCGGATGTATTCGGTGCGGAAGCCGCACTTGTGCGGCCTCATTTCGCTTCGGGAACGCATACGATTTCCACTGCGCTTTTTGGCGTGCTCCGGCCGAGGGACGAGCTGCTGTACATCACCGGGCGGCCTTACGATACTTTGCATAAGGTGATCGGCAAGCCGGGAGACGGGACAGGCTCTCTTGCGGACTTCGGCATAACCTACCGGGAAACGGCGCTTACCGAAGAAGGAGAAGTTGACTGGGCGGAGGTTGCGAGGGCTTTGACGCCAGCGACGAAGGTGATCGGGATCCAGCGGTCCCGCGGCTATGACTGGCGCTCTTCTTTTACGGTGAAACAGATCGGGGAGATGACGGCCAAAGTCAAGGAAATAGCGCCGGAAGCTGTCGTTTTTGTCGATAACTGCTACGGGGAGTTTACCGAGGAAATAGAGCCAACCCAGGTCGGCGTCGATCTGATGGCCGGCTCCCTGATCAAAAACCCAGGAGGCGGGATCGCCGAGACGGGAGGATATATATGCGGCAGAAAGGATCTGGTAGAACTTGCGGCTTACCGGCTCACGGCGCCGGGCATCGGCGGCGAAGTCGGGGCAATGCTGGGGACGACCCGTGGGCTTTATCAGGGACTGTTCATGGCTCCTCACACGGTCGGACAAGCCCTAAAAGGAAGCATCTTCGCTGCCGCCGTTTTTGAACGCTGCGGGTTTCGCACCAAGCCTGCATGGCAGGAGCAGCGGACCGATCTTATACAGGCTATTTCTTTTGACGGACCCGAGCATTTGATCGCATTCGTCCAGGGAATACAACGGGCCGCTGCCGTAGACAGCCATGCCGTGCCTGAGCCTTGGGACATGCCTGGCTATGAGCATCCGGTCATTATGGCGGCGGGAACTTTCATTCAGGGAGGCAGCCTGGAGCTGTCTGCAGACGCTCCGATTCGAGCTCCATACATCGGATATATGCAGGGAGGATTGACCTATTCGCATGTCAAATACGGTGTGCTGATGGCGCTGCAGAGTATGCGGGATCGCAAATTACTGTAG
- the hflX gene encoding GTPase HflX, which produces MATTTHETNTEIQDRAILVSLVTDEVKRTGIDPEYSLQELVQLAETAGVEVLEVLRQNKETPDSKWFIGKGKVEELRMAADGLGANTAIFDQELSGAQVRNLEEALDLKIIDRTQLILDIFAGRAKTREGIIQVELAQLSYLLPRLSGHGKNLSRLGGGIGTRGPGESKLETDRRHIRDRIGELKRQLDEVVKTRSLHRERRRKSGVVQVALVGYTNAGKSTLLKQLTDADVYIENQLFATLDPTSRLLELPGGKSIVLTDTVGFIQNLPHDLVASFRATLEEVNEANLVLHVVDASSPMREDQMEVVESILEDLGAAEKPQVVLFNKSDLCRPEQLEMLPGGPGFMKVSAFNPEDLARIADTIQNELAGDTLSFRIPSSRGDLTSLLYRVGDVLDQSFEENDILYSVRVNKDDYEKWGYMLAEFVDQAGRD; this is translated from the coding sequence ATGGCGACTACGACGCATGAGACAAATACAGAAATACAGGACCGGGCGATTCTGGTAAGCCTTGTGACCGATGAGGTCAAACGGACCGGGATTGATCCCGAATATTCACTTCAGGAGCTGGTGCAGCTGGCGGAAACCGCCGGCGTTGAAGTGCTTGAAGTGCTGCGCCAGAATAAGGAAACGCCGGATTCCAAATGGTTCATCGGCAAAGGCAAGGTCGAGGAGCTTCGAATGGCTGCGGATGGACTGGGCGCCAATACGGCGATTTTCGATCAGGAGCTGTCGGGCGCCCAGGTGCGAAACCTGGAGGAAGCCCTCGACCTGAAGATCATTGACCGCACACAGCTCATTCTGGATATCTTTGCCGGCCGGGCGAAGACCCGTGAGGGCATTATCCAGGTGGAACTGGCCCAGTTGTCTTACCTGCTGCCGCGCCTGTCGGGACATGGTAAGAACCTGTCCCGTCTGGGTGGCGGCATAGGTACAAGAGGACCTGGCGAGAGCAAGCTGGAGACGGACCGCCGGCATATCCGGGACCGGATCGGTGAGCTGAAGCGCCAGCTTGATGAAGTGGTGAAGACGCGGAGTCTTCACCGCGAGCGGCGGCGCAAGAGCGGAGTGGTGCAGGTGGCTCTCGTCGGCTATACGAATGCCGGCAAATCCACACTGCTCAAGCAGCTGACCGATGCGGACGTGTACATCGAGAACCAGCTGTTCGCTACACTGGACCCGACATCCCGGCTGCTCGAGCTGCCGGGCGGAAAAAGCATTGTGCTGACAGACACAGTTGGCTTTATCCAGAATCTTCCGCATGATCTGGTTGCCTCATTCCGGGCGACGCTTGAAGAGGTTAACGAGGCCAATTTGGTGCTGCACGTAGTCGATGCCTCTTCCCCGATGCGGGAAGATCAGATGGAGGTTGTGGAATCCATATTGGAAGACCTTGGCGCGGCAGAGAAGCCGCAGGTTGTTCTGTTCAACAAGAGCGATCTTTGCCGGCCGGAGCAGCTTGAGATGCTGCCCGGGGGTCCGGGCTTTATGAAGGTCAGTGCCTTTAATCCGGAGGATCTGGCCCGTATTGCGGATACCATCCAGAACGAGCTGGCCGGTGATACGTTAAGCTTCCGGATTCCGTCCAGCCGGGGCGATTTGACTTCCCTCCTGTATCGAGTTGGCGATGTGCTGGATCAGTCCTTCGAGGAGAACGATATCCTCTACAGCGTACGGGTGAACAAGGACGATTATGAAAAATGGGGCTATATGCTGGCCGAGTTCGTGGATCAGGCAGGCCGGGACTAA
- a CDS encoding AAA family ATPase produces MNIRSAASSGRDEGRPSRQINIVLRNHETPAVSGTSAISESASPKNNAQIGLFQEIGGELDALVGLDNIKELVFEIYALLQVAQMRSEAGLASGGQAYHMVFKGNPGTGKTTVARIVAKLFQRMGVLTKGHLIEVERADLVGEYIGHTAQKTRDLVKKALGGILFIDEAYSLARGGDKDFGKEAIDTLVKSMEDHRSQFVLILAGYSSEIDYFLMSNPGLPSRFPIQVEFPDYTIDQLLQIAELMAKERDYILMPQAILKLKQHLMLEKDESPHAFSNARYVRNAIEKAVRSQAVRLLNQYEHNSPGKQELMILRTEDFKL; encoded by the coding sequence ATGAACATACGCAGCGCAGCTTCAAGCGGGCGGGATGAAGGCAGACCATCGCGGCAAATCAACATTGTATTGCGTAATCACGAAACACCGGCTGTGAGCGGAACATCGGCGATCAGCGAATCGGCATCTCCCAAGAACAATGCCCAAATCGGTCTTTTCCAGGAGATCGGGGGAGAATTGGACGCGCTGGTAGGTCTGGACAATATTAAGGAACTTGTATTCGAGATATACGCACTGCTTCAGGTTGCCCAAATGCGCAGTGAAGCGGGTCTGGCAAGCGGCGGCCAGGCTTACCACATGGTGTTTAAAGGAAATCCGGGCACCGGCAAGACGACAGTGGCGCGTATTGTTGCCAAACTGTTTCAGCGGATGGGCGTGTTGACCAAAGGACATCTTATCGAGGTGGAGCGGGCCGATCTTGTAGGCGAATATATCGGGCATACCGCGCAGAAGACCCGGGATCTCGTCAAAAAAGCGCTTGGCGGCATTCTGTTCATCGATGAGGCGTACAGCCTGGCTCGCGGCGGCGACAAGGATTTCGGCAAGGAAGCGATCGATACGCTTGTCAAATCGATGGAAGACCACCGCAGTCAGTTCGTGCTTATTCTGGCTGGATATTCCAGCGAGATCGATTATTTTCTGATGAGCAATCCGGGTCTTCCATCCCGCTTTCCGATCCAGGTCGAGTTCCCGGATTATACCATCGACCAGCTTCTGCAAATCGCCGAACTGATGGCGAAGGAGCGTGATTACATTTTGATGCCGCAGGCGATACTCAAATTAAAGCAGCATTTGATGCTGGAGAAAGATGAGAGCCCGCATGCCTTCAGCAATGCGCGCTATGTGCGCAACGCGATCGAAAAAGCGGTACGCAGTCAGGCCGTAAGGCTGCTTAATCAGTATGAACATAACAGTCCAGGCAAGCAGGAGCTTATGATCCTGCGAACCGAGGATTTCAAACTTTAA
- a CDS encoding YdcF family protein, translated as MQRYVGDSSPIRSSAAGRRKWLFKRIMVFTTAVLLIAGIIWSTYVLIIINRAETTTPMKKADAGIILGMAMWGDEPSPGLKERLDCGLKLYKQGVFTHFIVSGGLDKPGYRYTEGLGMRNYLIAGGVPDSAIAVENKATSTYENLLFSREIMQREGWSTAVVITHTFHGRRALEVAEALGYSNPELGLTDSETMSMAKYKTREILAYTKWKIQQTIGAH; from the coding sequence ATGCAAAGGTATGTTGGAGACTCGTCGCCGATTCGCAGCAGTGCGGCGGGCCGCCGGAAATGGCTATTCAAGCGGATTATGGTGTTTACAACTGCCGTTCTGCTAATTGCCGGTATCATCTGGAGTACTTATGTGCTGATCATCATTAATCGTGCGGAGACAACGACTCCAATGAAGAAGGCGGATGCCGGCATTATTCTCGGTATGGCGATGTGGGGCGATGAGCCCAGTCCCGGGCTTAAGGAACGCCTTGACTGCGGTTTGAAGCTGTATAAACAGGGCGTTTTTACTCATTTTATCGTAAGTGGCGGGCTTGATAAACCGGGATATCGATATACGGAGGGCCTGGGAATGCGCAATTATCTGATTGCCGGGGGCGTTCCGGACAGTGCGATTGCCGTGGAGAACAAAGCGACGTCAACCTATGAGAATCTCCTGTTCAGCCGGGAAATCATGCAGCGGGAGGGCTGGTCCACGGCTGTGGTTATCACCCATACTTTTCATGGCCGCAGAGCGCTTGAGGTTGCAGAAGCACTCGGGTATTCCAATCCTGAGCTTGGATTAACCGATTCTGAGACGATGTCGATGGCAAAATATAAGACAAGGGAAATATTGGCCTACACGAAATGGAAGATTCAGCAGACGATTGGGGCCCATTAA
- a CDS encoding DUF402 domain-containing protein, which yields MKRKFGDRANWRRITRRGFACRYVESREFSGYITLYTIYGLKEPLWKSYGRHTYRIADKGYSWLQYFPKDSHYIVTAMFDERQNIIQWYIDTCKVQGVTDQGVPWFDDLYLDVVVLWNGEVFLLDEDELEEALERGDISDSDYNLAWNTARRILQSIDAHAFPFFTLSLKHRSELFHHGEFRRKF from the coding sequence ATGAAACGTAAATTCGGAGACCGGGCCAACTGGCGCCGGATTACGCGCCGTGGGTTTGCCTGCCGCTATGTGGAAAGCCGGGAATTCAGCGGATACATCACCCTTTACACGATTTACGGATTGAAGGAGCCGCTCTGGAAAAGCTACGGCCGGCATACATACCGCATTGCGGACAAGGGCTATTCGTGGCTGCAGTATTTTCCAAAAGACAGTCATTATATTGTTACGGCAATGTTCGATGAAAGGCAAAATATCATCCAGTGGTATATCGACACCTGCAAGGTTCAGGGAGTAACGGATCAGGGGGTGCCCTGGTTTGACGATCTCTACCTGGATGTAGTGGTGCTGTGGAACGGAGAGGTGTTCTTGCTGGATGAAGATGAGCTCGAAGAGGCGCTTGAACGGGGAGATATTTCAGACAGCGATTACAATTTGGCCTGGAATACCGCCAGAAGGATACTGCAAAGCATTGACGCGCACGCCTTTCCTTTTTTCACACTGTCTCTAAAGCATCGCTCCGAGCTGTTTCATCACGGGGAATTCAGGAGGAAATTTTAG